From the Cyanobium sp. M30B3 genome, the window CCCGCTTGGGAGCCGTCGCATTCCTCGTCCCCGGCCAGAAAGGGGGTGAGATCGAACTGCAGGGTGCTGACCTCTTGCCCCGCTTCTGGGAGCACCAGCGTGGCCACGGGCTCGGTCTCCGCAGCCACTCGCTCGGGATCCGCCATCACCGCAGCAGCCTGCACGCTGGGCTGGTCGCCGGCCAGCGCCACGGGCCCCAAGGCCCCCAGCTCGGGAGCCAGCAACTCGAGGGCCAGCCTGGCCCGCGTCAGGGCCTGACCCAGGGCGTGCTCAGCACCATCAGGAGGCGGGAAACGCTCCAACAGAGCCAGAAGCTGGGCCAGCTCGGCTGGCTCGGGCTCCTGATGCGCCCCCCCCTGCACCCGATCCACTTCGGCCTGGAGGTGCTGACGGGCCAACTGCAACACCCAGGCCGGTGCAGGCTCGAGCAGCACCTGCAGCCGCAGCAACAACACAATCGCCCGCTGACGGGTCTGAGCGGGGGAAGGTGGATCCGGCTGATTGAGCAGGTCCATGCAGCAGGTCGCCCCGTCCTGCACCAGTTGCTGCTCAAGCACAGCCAACCAGTTCGGAGGCTGAAACGGCAACTGGTGGCCAAGAAGCAACCGCTCCGCCAGCATCCAGCACAGCTCCGCCCGCTGTGTGTCGGGCAGCGGGGTGGCGCTCCTGCGGTTGACCGCCCCGTGCACGGCGGCCGTGAGCCCCGCCAGCATCTCGCCGTACCCGGCCCAGATGGGCCCGGTCTGTTTCGGCAGCACCTTCACAAGGCGGGGCACAAGCTCCAGCACGGCATCGTGGTGCTGCACAGCCACCAGCCATTCTCCCTCGCTCCAGGCGTGTTCGCAGCAGCGCAGGTGCAACCCGGCCAGCTCCGCCAAAAGTTGCACCCGGGTCGCGCCTGGGGAGGCGCTCGCCTCCAGCTCCCGCAACAGCTCCAGCCGTGCCTCCTGGCCCAGGGGCAGCTGGCGCAGCTGCTCTAAAGTTATCCAAACTCCCTGCCGCTGCTCCGCGGGGGAGTTGTTGGCAGGACACAAGTCAGGAGACAAGTCAGGAGACAAAGCAGAACTCCGAGACCGTGTCAGGGTGGCCGGTGCGGATTACTCCATTATCCGGGGCCTGCGGCGGCATGATGGCGCCACAGGCCAGCACGCCAGTACACCAAGACCTGTGCCAGCGGCACTCCCTCAGGATTTTCAGCATCGCCAGAAGGGCCCGCTGCTGGGTGAACTGGAGGGGTTTGCTCCTGCCGGCGGGGTGGCAGGGTGGGCATGTGCCCCCGAGGCGGACGGCAACACGCCGCCGTTGCCGGTTCGCCTTGTGCTAGCCGACCTGTTCCATCCCAGCCGCAGCTGGCAGCTGGCCGAACTGCTTGCCCAACGCCCCCGGCCCGACCTGCCTGCCCCCGAGCTGAAGCGAGCCTGCGGCTTCCTCTTCCTCGGACACTCCGGGTTGGAGCTGCCGCCCCACAGCGCAGGCATGGTGTTGCGCGCCTTCTGTCGGCTGCCGGCCAGTAGCCCCGAAAGCTGGCAGGAGCTGCCGGGTAGCCCCCTGCGTATCGATGGCGAACGCTACGCCGAACTCCAAACGATGTGCCGCCTCGGCCTCGGCCGCCGCGCTCGGCTGATGGGCCTGCAGGGCCACCAGCTGCGCGGCTGGGCCAGCGGCGCCAGCCCCCTGCAGGTGCGCCTCGATGGCGGCGAACAGCTCCTGCAGGTACTGCCCCCCGATCCCGAGCCCAGCGGCGAGTGGCCCTTCCAGCTGGAGCTGCCCGCCGCTCTCTGCGATGGCGCAGTCCATCACCTGCAGCTGGAGAGCGAAGCAGGAGAACCGATCCACGAGCGCATCGAGCTGGTGCCCTTCCAGCTCACCCCCTGGCCCGCCCTGCTCCAGCATGGCCCAGCTCCTTTCCCCGACCACCTCTCCCCCCTGGCCCGCGAGCGCCAGCGCAGCCTGCTGCTCTGGCTGGAGCAGGCCGATCGCAGCGACCAGCCCCTGCCGGCCCAGCTCCCCCTTTGGCAGCGGCTGCTCAGCCAGCCCCTGCGCCGCGACGGCCGGGGGCTGGCCATGCCCGCGGGCTCGGAACCCGGCCTCGACGGCGCCCCCGTGCCCCGCCAGCCCCTGCAACTGCCGGTGAGTGAGGCGCCCCGGGTGTCGATCGTGATCCCGGTGCACGGCCAGTACTCCAGCACCCGCCGCTGCCTGGCTGCGATCGCCTACGCACCCACCGCCGTGCCTTACGAGCTGATCGTGGTCGACGACGGCTCCCCCGATGCCACAGCCGCCTGGTTGGAAGCCGAGGCCCCGGCCGTGCGCCTGGTGCGCCACGACTTCGCCCGCGGCTTCAACCAGGCCTGCTGCAGCGGCGCCGCCCTCGCCAGAGGCGACGTGATCGTGCTGCTCAACAACGACACCGAGCCCTGCGCCCGCTGGCTGGAAGAGCTGCTCTTCCCCTTCCAGCGCTGGCCGGACACCGGGCTGGTGGGTGCCCAGCTGGTGTTTGCCAATGGCCGCCTGCAGGAGGCCGGCGGACTTGTGTGGGGCAATGGCGAGCCCTGGAACTACGGCAGGGGCGGCAATCCCTACGAGCCACGCTATGCCTATGCGCGCCAGATCGACTATGCCAGCGGCGCCGCGCTGGCGATCACCGCCGAGCTCTGGCGCCAGGTGGGCGGCTTCAGCCCCGAATTCTCCCCCGCCTATTACGAGGACACTGATCTGGCCTTCAAGGTGCGCCAAGCCGGCTTCACCGTGCGCTATTCCCCTCTGGCCCGCGTGATCCACCACGAGGGGGTGAGCAACGGCAGCGACACCGAATCCGCGGAGAGCCTCAAGCGCTACCAGACGATCAACGCCCCCCTGTTCCAGCGCAAGTGGGCCAACGCCTTCAGCGGCCCCGACCAGCCCAACCTGGCGGACGCCGAGACGATCAAAGACCGCGGCATCGTGGGGCGTGCCCTCTTCCTCGACCAGGACACCCCCAGGCCCGACCGCGACGCCGGCAGCCATGCCGCCCTGGTTGAGATGGAGCTGGTGCAGGCCCTGGGCTGGAAGATCAGCTTTATGCCCGCCAACCTGGCCTGGCTGGGCGCCTACAGCGAGGAGTTGCAGCGCCGCGGAATCGAATTGCTGCACGCTCCCTTCGTGCTCTCCCTCGAGCAGCTGCTGCGCGAGCGAGGCCCCGAGTTCGGGCTGATCTATCTCACCCGTTACACCGTGGCCCTGCAGGCCTTGCCCCTGATCGCCCGCCACGCCCCCCAGGCCCGCATCCTGTTCTGCAACGCCGACCTGCATCACCTGCGCCAGCTGCGCGCCGCCCGCGCCCGGGGCCTGGAGGGCGAGGCCGCCGAGCAGGCCCTGACCGAGGTGCGCGAGGTGCAGCACCAGGAGCTTGAAGTGATCCGCCAGGTGCATCTCACCTTCAGCTATTCCGATGTGGAGCAAGCGGTGATCGAGGCCGAAACCCTTGGCGCCGCCCCCACCGCCACCTGCCCCTGGGTGGTGGAGGGACCCTCCGAGCCCGCCCCCCTGGAGGGGCGCGGCGGCCTGGCCTTCCTGGGCAGCTTCGGCCACCCGCCCAATCGCGAGGCGGTGGAGGGCTTCCTGGCCGAGGTGTGGCCTGAGCTGCGCCAGCGCTGCCCCTGGCTGCAGCTGCACCTCTATGGCA encodes:
- a CDS encoding glycosyltransferase translates to MGPVCFGSTFTRRGTSSSTASWCCTATSHSPSLQACSQQRRCNPASSAKSCTRVAPGEALASSSRNSSSRASWPRGSWRSCSKVIQTPCRCSAGELLAGHKSGDKSGDKAELRDRVRVAGADYSIIRGLRRHDGATGQHASTPRPVPAALPQDFQHRQKGPLLGELEGFAPAGGVAGWACAPEADGNTPPLPVRLVLADLFHPSRSWQLAELLAQRPRPDLPAPELKRACGFLFLGHSGLELPPHSAGMVLRAFCRLPASSPESWQELPGSPLRIDGERYAELQTMCRLGLGRRARLMGLQGHQLRGWASGASPLQVRLDGGEQLLQVLPPDPEPSGEWPFQLELPAALCDGAVHHLQLESEAGEPIHERIELVPFQLTPWPALLQHGPAPFPDHLSPLARERQRSLLLWLEQADRSDQPLPAQLPLWQRLLSQPLRRDGRGLAMPAGSEPGLDGAPVPRQPLQLPVSEAPRVSIVIPVHGQYSSTRRCLAAIAYAPTAVPYELIVVDDGSPDATAAWLEAEAPAVRLVRHDFARGFNQACCSGAALARGDVIVLLNNDTEPCARWLEELLFPFQRWPDTGLVGAQLVFANGRLQEAGGLVWGNGEPWNYGRGGNPYEPRYAYARQIDYASGAALAITAELWRQVGGFSPEFSPAYYEDTDLAFKVRQAGFTVRYSPLARVIHHEGVSNGSDTESAESLKRYQTINAPLFQRKWANAFSGPDQPNLADAETIKDRGIVGRALFLDQDTPRPDRDAGSHAALVEMELVQALGWKISFMPANLAWLGAYSEELQRRGIELLHAPFVLSLEQLLRERGPEFGLIYLTRYTVALQALPLIARHAPQARILFCNADLHHLRQLRAARARGLEGEAAEQALTEVREVQHQELEVIRQVHLTFSYSDVEQAVIEAETLGAAPTATCPWVVEGPSEPAPLEGRGGLAFLGSFGHPPNREAVEGFLAEVWPELRQRCPWLQLHLYGSGMPANLSASWGTIEGVVLEGWVADPATVYARHRLFIAPLRSGAGLKGKVAAAAAHGIPQVLSPLAVEATGLRHGQEVWIAASPEQWLEGIERLCSHDDLWRAHSEASHRYARTTWSRQRGLELMAAALKRLHLPLLDPGS